A section of the Fibrobacter sp. UWH6 genome encodes:
- a CDS encoding V-type ATP synthase subunit K (produces ATP from ADP in the presence of a proton gradient across the membrane; the K subunit is a nonenzymatic component which binds the dimeric form by interacting with the G and E subunits), protein MLDHETMVTLGKMGAAAALGLGALGSALGCGTAGMSAITVWKKAYAQGKSALFTLLVFVGAPISQTIYGMLLMNFILGAANAENFNNWAACLGAGIFGGLGMMASAWFQGKAGAVACDALGETGKGMVNYLMVLGVVETVALFVMVFATQTFA, encoded by the coding sequence ATGTTAGATCACGAAACCATGGTAACTCTCGGCAAGATGGGTGCAGCAGCAGCTCTCGGCCTCGGTGCTCTCGGTTCTGCTCTTGGTTGCGGTACCGCTGGTATGTCTGCAATCACCGTATGGAAGAAGGCTTACGCTCAGGGCAAGAGTGCTCTCTTCACTCTCCTTGTGTTCGTGGGTGCTCCCATTTCCCAGACCATTTACGGCATGCTCCTGATGAACTTCATCCTGGGTGCTGCAAATGCTGAAAACTTCAACAACTGGGCAGCTTGCCTCGGTGCCGGTATCTTCGGCGGCCTCGGCATGATGGCTTCCGCATGGTTCCAGGGTAAGGCTGGTGCTGTTGCTTGTGACGCTTTGGGCGAAACCGGCAAGGGCATGGTGAACTACCTGATGGTTCTCGGTGTGGTCGAAACCGTTGCTCTGTTCGTCATGGTGTTCGCAACCCAGACCTTCGCTTAG
- a CDS encoding V-type ATP synthase subunit K (produces ATP from ADP in the presence of a proton gradient across the membrane; the K subunit is a nonenzymatic component which binds the dimeric form by interacting with the G and E subunits) yields the protein MDQETIVTLGKMGAAAALGLSAVGSAMGCSTAGMAAIGSWKKAYLKGKNAMFTLLVFVGAPIAQTIYGMLLMNTILNAANKPDFHNWAACLGVGIFGGLGIMFSGWYVGKAASNACNGLGETGKGLVNSLMVLGVGETVALFIMVFSMMLVS from the coding sequence ATGGATCAAGAAACAATAGTGACTCTCGGCAAGATGGGCGCCGCCGCGGCTCTCGGTCTTTCCGCTGTCGGCTCTGCAATGGGTTGCAGTACTGCCGGCATGGCGGCGATCGGTTCGTGGAAAAAAGCCTACCTTAAGGGGAAGAACGCTATGTTCACCTTGCTTGTGTTCGTGGGCGCACCTATTGCGCAGACGATTTATGGCATGCTTCTGATGAATACCATCCTGAATGCTGCCAACAAGCCGGATTTCCATAACTGGGCAGCTTGCCTGGGCGTGGGCATCTTCGGTGGGCTTGGCATTATGTTCTCCGGCTGGTATGTAGGCAAGGCTGCCTCCAATGCCTGTAACGGCTTGGGTGAAACCGGCAAGGGTCTAGTGAACAGCTTGATGGTGCTTGGCGTGGGTGAAACCGTGGCCCTGTTCATCATGGTGTTCTCGATGATGCTGGTGAGCTAA
- a CDS encoding chloride channel protein, with translation MSQFLKRFNKFLVINGYMPKIFLAAFIGFVTGVVAVAFHFGLEFASALVRKPWTGENALPWWTFAVMPAVGGLIVGVIIYAIAKAPETAGQGTDNMIKSFHHEGGKIRKRVAPIKFLTSIITLATGGSAGYEGPISQIGSGIASTVCHGFNMPQTLRRQFTLAGTAAGLGAIFKAPLAGALTSVEVLYREDFESNAFATSIVSSVVAFTIYIAFVGTAPAIAGVPIFPFTNGVELLACALLGILCFPFSYLYVRCYNESETRFARWQIPNWTKPAIGGLMISLLVLAYPEVAGGGFEFIGEVMGAMLPHTVWGVMLLLGIVLAKILATGLTVGSGGSGGVFGPSLFIGGVLGAMFAGILELVAPGAIREPEMFILVGMAAFFAGAAKAPIAGVVMVCEMTGSYSLLPGLLIAAVMHISFSRGWSIYKSQVVNKFASPAHRGDMDQDVLRITTVGDVIEHCEMKTLRAEDSLFDVLKDIEVDYVYPVYEGTSKTPTGLSKPHDHSGTYIGLLDMSIVKNAYISSPDLIQHLLISDCTVKAPMLNESMDLHSALKIFVRTSMNELCVKNKNGDVIGVLSHAAIFKAYDKIVRDSQKTDEL, from the coding sequence ATGTCTCAATTCCTAAAACGCTTTAACAAGTTCCTGGTAATCAATGGCTACATGCCAAAGATTTTCTTGGCTGCGTTTATTGGCTTTGTGACTGGTGTGGTGGCTGTTGCCTTTCATTTTGGCCTTGAGTTTGCCAGCGCACTGGTGCGTAAACCTTGGACCGGTGAGAATGCCTTGCCCTGGTGGACTTTTGCCGTAATGCCTGCGGTTGGCGGCCTCATTGTGGGTGTCATTATTTACGCAATCGCCAAGGCTCCCGAAACGGCCGGCCAGGGTACCGATAACATGATCAAGTCCTTCCATCACGAGGGGGGCAAGATCCGCAAGCGTGTGGCTCCGATAAAATTCCTGACCAGCATTATTACCTTGGCGACGGGTGGCAGCGCTGGTTATGAAGGCCCTATTTCACAAATCGGTTCTGGAATCGCCTCCACCGTTTGTCATGGTTTTAACATGCCCCAGACATTGCGTCGTCAGTTCACCTTGGCGGGAACGGCTGCAGGTCTCGGTGCAATTTTTAAGGCTCCGCTGGCAGGCGCTTTAACTTCGGTAGAAGTGCTTTATCGAGAAGATTTTGAATCCAACGCCTTTGCCACATCCATCGTTTCGTCGGTGGTGGCTTTTACAATCTACATTGCCTTTGTAGGAACTGCCCCGGCTATTGCTGGTGTTCCGATTTTCCCCTTTACCAACGGCGTTGAACTTTTAGCTTGTGCCCTGTTGGGCATTCTCTGTTTCCCCTTTTCTTATTTGTATGTTCGTTGCTACAACGAGTCTGAAACCCGTTTTGCACGCTGGCAGATTCCCAACTGGACAAAACCCGCTATTGGCGGCCTCATGATTTCGCTGCTGGTGCTGGCTTACCCCGAAGTAGCCGGTGGCGGATTTGAATTTATTGGCGAGGTCATGGGAGCTATGTTGCCCCATACCGTATGGGGTGTGATGCTGTTGCTGGGCATTGTGCTGGCAAAAATCTTGGCTACGGGGCTTACGGTGGGTTCTGGCGGATCCGGCGGCGTGTTCGGCCCTTCGCTGTTTATTGGTGGAGTTCTGGGTGCCATGTTTGCGGGCATCTTGGAACTGGTGGCTCCGGGTGCAATCCGCGAACCTGAGATGTTTATTCTGGTAGGTATGGCTGCCTTTTTTGCGGGGGCCGCCAAGGCGCCCATTGCCGGAGTGGTTATGGTCTGCGAAATGACTGGTAGTTATAGTTTGCTGCCTGGGCTTTTGATTGCGGCTGTTATGCACATCTCGTTCTCTCGCGGTTGGAGCATTTATAAAAGTCAGGTGGTGAACAAGTTTGCCTCGCCGGCTCATCGTGGCGACATGGATCAGGATGTTTTACGAATTACCACCGTTGGTGATGTGATTGAACATTGCGAAATGAAGACCCTCCGTGCAGAGGATTCCCTGTTTGATGTTTTGAAGGACATCGAGGTGGATTACGTCTATCCTGTCTACGAAGGAACTTCCAAGACTCCGACAGGATTGTCCAAGCCTCATGATCATTCGGGAACGTACATAGGATTGTTGGACATGTCCATCGTGAAGAACGCCTATATCAGTTCGCCGGACTTGATTCAGCACTTGCTGATTTCTGACTGTACAGTAAAAGCACCGATGCTGAATGAATCCATGGACTTGCATTCGGCATTGAAGATTTTTGTACGAACGTCTATGAATGAGCTGTGTGTCAAGAATAAGAATGGTGATGTAATAGGCGTGTTGAGTCACGCAGCCATCTTTAAGGCTTACGATAAGATTGTAAGGGATTCGCAGAAAACTGATGAATTATAG
- a CDS encoding tRNA-dihydrouridine synthase family protein: protein MREAEMLPVYFAPLQGFTESAYRRAHFLHAGPKAGESGIAAYYTPFLRVEKGAAREKDLRDLQQDLEFIKSQQSNICHCENADYSSSDDEAPHFYNVVPQVICKDAAEFRILVDDIQKLKKDCGFAPDEVFPQIDINMGCPFPMQAKSGRGSGILPRVDAVREILQEVARRSGQQTDAALTFSIKMRLGYTSPDECLALLPLLNEAPLAHITMHPRTGIQQYKGALDFAAFEAFYSQCRHPVIFNGDVTSLSDIQAIERRFPNLKGIMIGRGLLANPALAVQFQAQSPAQSQTSPLSALLKIHDSILDNYRKRLQGDAQILDKLRPFWTYPAEAAQTQPQNSESILPKRIIKKIAKARNLSEYLDAVDDLRGTI, encoded by the coding sequence ATGAGAGAAGCCGAAATGTTGCCGGTTTATTTCGCACCGCTACAAGGTTTTACTGAGTCCGCCTACAGACGGGCTCATTTTTTGCATGCCGGGCCCAAGGCCGGTGAGTCAGGAATCGCCGCCTATTACACCCCATTTTTGCGCGTCGAGAAAGGTGCCGCCCGAGAAAAAGATCTGCGGGATTTGCAACAGGACCTGGAATTCATCAAAAGCCAGCAGTCAAACATCTGCCATTGCGAAAACGCAGATTACAGTTCAAGCGATGACGAAGCCCCGCATTTTTACAACGTGGTTCCACAAGTCATTTGCAAGGACGCCGCCGAATTCCGCATACTAGTTGATGACATTCAAAAGCTAAAAAAGGATTGCGGATTCGCCCCCGACGAAGTCTTCCCTCAGATTGATATCAATATGGGATGTCCCTTCCCCATGCAGGCGAAATCGGGCCGCGGTTCAGGCATCCTCCCGCGAGTGGATGCTGTCAGGGAAATCCTTCAGGAGGTCGCCCGCCGTTCTGGACAGCAGACCGATGCAGCTCTCACGTTCAGCATCAAGATGCGTCTGGGCTACACCTCCCCCGACGAATGTCTAGCCCTGCTGCCGCTGTTGAACGAGGCTCCCCTTGCCCACATCACCATGCATCCCCGCACAGGCATCCAGCAGTACAAGGGTGCGCTGGACTTCGCAGCATTCGAAGCCTTCTATTCCCAGTGCCGCCACCCTGTCATATTCAACGGCGATGTCACCAGCCTCTCAGACATTCAGGCTATTGAACGCCGATTCCCAAACCTCAAGGGAATCATGATCGGTCGCGGGCTCCTGGCCAACCCAGCACTCGCCGTGCAATTTCAAGCGCAGTCCCCTGCGCAGTCCCAAACGAGCCCTCTTTCTGCGCTCCTAAAAATCCACGATTCCATTCTGGATAACTACCGCAAGCGCCTCCAGGGCGACGCCCAAATCCTGGACAAACTTCGCCCCTTCTGGACCTACCCCGCCGAAGCAGCCCAAACCCAGCCGCAGAACTCCGAATCCATTCTCCCCAAGCGCATCATAAAGAAAATCGCCAAGGCCCGAAACCTCAGCGAATATCTAGACGCAGTGGACGATTTGCGCGGTACTATCTAA
- a CDS encoding peptidoglycan DD-metalloendopeptidase family protein encodes MKFGSIVTLFALPVALFAENGTVELTEVVDDKAILESEITEVTEATNPSSVASTEKKVTATITESEFSGNPAIDSTDAGNVDAPAAAIEEKLATTEAVEAADKANTDVAVTDSEAESDSSETDDGKEMSQEEADAELAAAMGDSATVDSVRKLVLDMTTAMIPTESRRIASPYGIRTYRMHRGVDLGLCHGEDRTIVAAFPGKVKLVRNQGRRKGYGKYVIIDHGNGLTTLYAHLASWKVKIGDELQAGDTVGIGGNTGRSFGAHLHFEMKYNGVYIDPTTVFNFQEGTYLAATTEIDQAQIQGVEDEYQKELAKHRYYKVRRGDCLGKIARRYGISVGKLKRLNGLKSNNIRPGQVLRCS; translated from the coding sequence ATGAAGTTTGGTTCAATTGTCACACTGTTTGCATTGCCTGTCGCCCTATTTGCAGAAAATGGGACTGTAGAGCTTACCGAAGTTGTAGACGACAAGGCTATCCTGGAATCCGAAATCACAGAAGTCACCGAAGCGACAAATCCCTCTTCCGTGGCCTCAACCGAAAAAAAAGTTACCGCAACCATTACCGAAAGTGAATTTTCCGGCAACCCAGCCATTGATTCTACCGATGCAGGTAACGTAGACGCTCCAGCAGCAGCAATTGAAGAAAAGCTTGCCACAACCGAGGCTGTGGAAGCCGCCGACAAGGCAAATACCGACGTAGCCGTAACCGATTCCGAAGCAGAATCCGACAGCTCCGAAACTGACGACGGCAAGGAAATGTCCCAGGAAGAAGCGGACGCCGAACTGGCCGCCGCCATGGGAGATTCAGCAACGGTGGATAGTGTCCGCAAGCTGGTGCTGGACATGACCACAGCCATGATTCCCACCGAAAGCCGCCGCATCGCAAGCCCCTATGGCATCCGCACCTACCGTATGCATCGTGGCGTTGACTTGGGCCTCTGCCATGGCGAAGACCGCACCATCGTGGCCGCATTCCCCGGCAAGGTCAAGCTGGTCCGCAACCAGGGTCGCCGTAAAGGTTACGGCAAGTACGTGATTATCGATCATGGCAACGGTCTTACTACCCTTTACGCCCATCTGGCCAGCTGGAAAGTGAAAATCGGCGATGAACTTCAGGCTGGGGACACCGTAGGCATCGGAGGCAACACAGGCCGTTCCTTTGGAGCCCATCTACATTTCGAAATGAAGTATAACGGCGTCTACATCGACCCCACCACCGTATTCAATTTCCAAGAAGGCACCTACCTAGCCGCCACCACCGAAATTGACCAGGCCCAGATTCAGGGTGTCGAAGACGAATACCAGAAGGAACTGGCCAAGCACCGCTATTACAAGGTCCGCCGCGGAGACTGTCTGGGTAAAATCGCCCGCCGCTACGGAATTTCTGTGGGTAAGCTGAAGCGCCTAAATGGCCTCAAGAGCAACAACATCCGCCCCGGCCAAGTCCTCCGCTGCTCGTAA
- a CDS encoding glycine--tRNA ligase codes for MAKKVQDALKDIISLCKRRGFIFPGSEIYDGLANTWDYGPYGVELKRNIKNLWWKKFVTSRKDVLGLDSSILLNPRVWKASGHVGNFSDPLVDCLACHERFRADHLLEEKLGDGCCAGKNFDQIAEMMVENKIECPSCGKTEFTKPRAFNLMFQTEIGVIEGEGNKVYLRPETAQGIFVDFKNIVDNVRPRIPFGVGQIGKSFRNEITPGNFIFRTREFEQMELEFFCEPGTELDWYNFWRKYCFNWLIKDLGVNESKLRLREHAKEELSHYSNGTTDVEYEFPFGWGELWGIASRTNFDLTAHQNESKVKQEYNDQVNNKRYVPYVVEPSLGVERLLLVLLCDAYEVQKLENDERTVLHFDPKVAPVKVAVLPLVKKGQVKAKAEELYEQLLQRWNVEYDETQSIGKRYRRQDELGTPFCVTVDFDTVGEGESDPAKLGYVTVRERDSMQQELVKIDELEAYLAAKLGC; via the coding sequence ATGGCAAAGAAAGTTCAAGACGCCCTCAAAGATATCATCTCCCTCTGCAAGCGCCGCGGTTTCATTTTCCCGGGCTCCGAAATTTATGATGGCCTGGCCAACACTTGGGACTACGGTCCGTATGGTGTTGAACTGAAGCGCAACATCAAGAACCTCTGGTGGAAGAAGTTCGTTACCAGCCGCAAGGATGTGCTGGGTCTTGATAGCTCCATTCTCTTGAACCCCCGCGTTTGGAAGGCTTCTGGCCACGTGGGTAACTTCTCTGACCCCCTGGTTGACTGCCTCGCTTGCCACGAACGTTTCCGTGCAGACCACCTGCTGGAAGAAAAGCTGGGTGACGGCTGCTGCGCTGGCAAGAACTTCGACCAGATTGCCGAAATGATGGTGGAAAACAAGATCGAATGCCCGAGCTGCGGCAAGACCGAATTCACCAAGCCCCGCGCATTTAACCTCATGTTCCAGACCGAAATCGGCGTTATCGAAGGCGAAGGCAACAAGGTTTACCTCCGTCCGGAAACCGCTCAGGGTATCTTCGTCGACTTCAAGAACATCGTCGACAACGTTCGCCCCCGCATTCCGTTTGGCGTGGGTCAGATCGGTAAGTCTTTCCGTAACGAAATTACCCCGGGTAACTTCATTTTCCGTACCCGCGAATTCGAACAGATGGAACTGGAATTCTTCTGCGAACCGGGCACCGAACTTGACTGGTACAACTTCTGGCGCAAGTATTGCTTCAACTGGCTCATCAAGGACCTGGGCGTGAACGAATCCAAGCTCCGCCTCCGCGAACATGCCAAGGAAGAACTTTCCCACTACTCCAACGGTACCACCGACGTTGAATACGAATTCCCGTTCGGTTGGGGCGAACTGTGGGGTATCGCAAGCCGTACCAACTTCGACTTGACTGCTCACCAGAACGAATCCAAGGTCAAGCAGGAATACAACGACCAGGTGAACAATAAGCGTTACGTTCCGTACGTTGTTGAACCGTCCCTGGGTGTGGAACGCTTGCTCCTCGTTCTCCTCTGCGACGCTTACGAAGTCCAGAAGCTTGAAAACGACGAACGTACCGTTCTCCACTTCGACCCGAAGGTTGCTCCGGTTAAGGTTGCTGTCCTCCCGCTGGTCAAGAAGGGTCAGGTCAAGGCTAAGGCTGAAGAACTTTACGAACAGCTGCTCCAGCGCTGGAACGTGGAATACGATGAAACTCAGTCCATCGGTAAGCGTTACCGCCGTCAGGACGAACTGGGTACTCCGTTCTGCGTCACCGTCGACTTCGACACCGTTGGCGAAGGCGAATCCGATCCGGCAAAGCTGGGCTACGTCACCGTCCGTGAACGTGACTCCATGCAGCAGGAACTGGTAAAGATCGACGAACTGGAAGCATACCTGGCTGCAAAGCTCGGTTGTTAA
- a CDS encoding PAS domain-containing protein translates to MTNLNPFFKSIIDQDNTAIVVCDLNHTIVYMNPFACVAQAKRGGAALIGRCLMDCHSPDSREKIQKVMDWFKADKSHNRVHSFFNEKQVKDGYMIALRDENGELIGYYEKHEYRTKDETPFYAF, encoded by the coding sequence ATGACTAATCTCAATCCTTTCTTCAAATCTATCATCGATCAGGACAACACCGCCATTGTGGTGTGCGACCTGAACCATACCATTGTGTACATGAATCCTTTTGCCTGCGTGGCCCAGGCCAAGCGTGGGGGAGCCGCCCTTATTGGTCGTTGCCTCATGGATTGCCACAGCCCCGATTCCAGGGAAAAGATCCAGAAGGTGATGGATTGGTTCAAGGCTGACAAGTCCCACAACCGTGTCCATTCCTTCTTTAACGAGAAGCAGGTGAAGGACGGCTACATGATCGCCCTTCGCGATGAGAACGGCGAACTGATCGGCTACTACGAAAAGCACGAATACCGCACCAAGGACGAAACTCCCTTTTACGCCTTTTGA
- a CDS encoding GGDEF domain-containing protein: MLKWLKNYLLYATVDPDELTKVADSVSRSNQKSLGAYSLMGMFFFGVMFTLSALSEIASLNHNVVAYSSATLLCFFIFMANRYLTKKNPRMVIFLMYAFNWLLLSFGLYLTFVTSPERITVSLLVMQMLTALIFTDRPYRFLISTLLLDVVFVPLAIMYKPSEILVLDIVDVLIYGIIGLVVGSFMSRMKFERFVLERKVGELNDEQGLTHYIKSMADIYETVVQIDVKTETFRAVINKTNMVEFDGHENFGKQLLIAMRDAIDENGLEALVPYANIAAVAQSMKGKRTITHEFFGKRLGWCRGRYVAVGSMSDDLVPEQIIFAIENINEEKNKENKLITQAQTDLMTGLYNRTGGVNKVKLSLLENKVGMLCLFDIDNFKYVNDTHGHQAGDQVIIAVAEAMKSAFRDEDILLRLGGDEFVVYLNGVATEDQGTLAIRRLFDEIDKIEIDEIPDYRVSVSLGAAFFRKDSSLDFNDLYKQADTCTYQSKKIEGKSFTFFRD, translated from the coding sequence ATGTTGAAGTGGCTGAAAAATTATCTGCTTTATGCGACAGTGGATCCCGACGAACTGACGAAGGTCGCGGATTCCGTTTCGCGGAGTAACCAGAAGTCTCTTGGCGCGTATTCCCTGATGGGGATGTTCTTTTTCGGCGTCATGTTTACCCTGTCTGCGCTTTCTGAAATTGCTTCCCTTAATCACAATGTGGTTGCCTATTCTTCGGCCACGTTGCTCTGTTTCTTCATTTTTATGGCCAACCGGTATTTAACCAAGAAGAATCCCCGGATGGTCATCTTTCTCATGTATGCATTCAACTGGCTCTTGCTTTCCTTTGGACTCTACCTGACGTTTGTGACCTCGCCGGAGCGTATTACGGTTTCGCTTTTGGTAATGCAGATGCTTACCGCCCTGATTTTTACGGATCGCCCTTACAGGTTCCTGATCAGTACGTTGTTGCTGGACGTGGTTTTTGTACCCCTGGCAATTATGTATAAGCCTTCCGAAATTCTGGTGCTGGATATTGTGGACGTGCTGATTTACGGTATCATCGGTCTGGTTGTTGGCTCCTTCATGTCCCGTATGAAGTTCGAACGTTTTGTTCTTGAACGTAAGGTGGGCGAGCTGAACGATGAACAGGGGTTGACTCATTACATCAAGTCTATGGCCGACATTTACGAGACTGTTGTGCAGATCGACGTAAAGACCGAAACCTTCCGCGCCGTGATCAACAAGACTAACATGGTGGAGTTTGACGGTCATGAGAACTTTGGCAAGCAACTTCTGATTGCCATGAGGGACGCCATTGATGAAAATGGCCTTGAAGCTCTTGTTCCCTACGCCAATATTGCCGCCGTTGCCCAGAGCATGAAGGGCAAGCGAACCATTACTCACGAATTCTTTGGTAAGCGTCTTGGTTGGTGTCGCGGCCGTTATGTGGCCGTGGGTTCTATGTCAGATGATCTTGTTCCCGAGCAGATTATTTTCGCTATCGAAAACATCAACGAAGAAAAGAATAAAGAGAATAAGCTGATTACCCAGGCGCAAACCGATTTGATGACCGGATTGTATAACCGTACCGGTGGCGTCAACAAGGTAAAGCTTTCCTTGCTAGAAAACAAGGTCGGCATGCTCTGCCTGTTCGATATCGATAATTTCAAGTACGTCAACGATACCCACGGACACCAGGCGGGAGACCAGGTTATTATTGCCGTTGCCGAAGCCATGAAGTCCGCTTTCCGCGATGAGGATATCTTGCTTAGGCTTGGCGGCGATGAATTCGTAGTCTACCTGAATGGCGTGGCTACGGAAGATCAGGGGACGCTTGCGATCCGCCGACTTTTTGATGAAATCGACAAGATCGAAATCGATGAAATCCCGGATTATAGGGTGTCGGTCAGTCTAGGTGCCGCCTTCTTCAGGAAGGACTCTAGCCTTGACTTTAACGACCTGTACAAGCAGGCGGATACTTGCACCTACCAGAGCAAGAAAATCGAAGGCAAGTCCTTTACGTTCTTTAGAGATTAG